A single genomic interval of Hippoglossus stenolepis isolate QCI-W04-F060 chromosome 24, HSTE1.2, whole genome shotgun sequence harbors:
- the mpp4b gene encoding MAGUK p55 subfamily member 4 isoform X2, producing the protein MTMRQAVEAQVLNPHCELGEHGLRQILTDVIEEVRQSVNQDIDGAEILHSLLNAPWLQSLLKVYECLQRHLRDSPAPVLDYASGLSLQLLIDIRALQGGSEEAKELYRLLRQPHLQALLSAHDSVAQRDYEPMLPPMPEDLPDDEEATRIVCLVKNKQPLGATIKRNEVTGEIFIARVIHGGLADRSGLLHAGDRIIEVNGFPVAGMEPEQVIQVVQVRSQGTIMFKVVPITERPVHNQTMLYVRSMADYSPQQDPSIPCADAGMSFRKGDVLEIVDQTDALWWQAKKLPSNTDCAGLIPSTNLLRRKQRDFWWAQPYQPHACVQTLSTVDEEEDMMAIDEKCLEADEEAFESEELREEEDDFTSNIEGIYLTGFRRSMRLCRRHFHSTTQPSCHTRCPSSCHSTLNSPYEEVVRYQRQPQDPHRLIALLGPSSVGVNELRRRLIEMNPNVFQGALAYTTRARKAYEESGREYFFTSREVFDNMVYNNRFLEYGEYKGNLYGTSIESVREVLNRGKICVIDIEPNAIQAVRTHELKAYIIYVKPPPLEHLRETRQDSCITTNYFVNRPFKSEDFQEMEEAARKMESHFCQFFDHVIVNDELQDSCVQLLTAVRKAQDEPQWVPASWIRPTTES; encoded by the exons ATGACCATGAGGCAGGCGGTGGAGGCTCAGGTGTTAAACCCCCACTGTGAACTTGGAGAACACG GCCTGCGTCAGATCCTGACAGATGTGATCGAGGAGGTGAGGCAGTCGGTAAATCAGGACATCGATGGAGCGGAGATTCTCCACAGTTTGTTGAACGCCCCCTGGCTGCAGTCGCTGCTCAAG gtttacGAGTGTCTTCAGAGGCACCTGAGAGATTCCCCAGCTCCGGTTCTGGACTACGCTTCAGGACTCTCACTTCAG TTGCTGATCGACATCAGGGCGTTACAGGGCGGCTCTGAAGAGGCCAAAGAGCTCTACCGTCTCCTGCGGCAGCCTCACCTGCAG GCTCTTCTGTCTGCTCATGATTCGGTGGCCCAGCGGGACTATGAGCCAATGCTGCCACCGATGCCCGAGGACCTGCCGGACGACGAGGAGGCCACCAGGATCGTCTGCCtggtcaaaaacaaacaaccctTG GGAGCGACTATAAAGAGGAACGAGGTCACGGGGGAGATTTTCATCGCCCGGGTGATTCACGGAGGACTGGCTGATCGAAGTG GTCTGCTCCATGCAGGGGACCGGATCATAGAGGTGAACGGTTTCCCCGTGGCCGGGATGGAGCCTGAGCAAGTCATCCAAGTCGTG CAAGTGAGGTCGCAGGGCACCATCATGTTCAAGGTGGTTCCCATCACAGAAAGGCCGGTCCACAACCAGACAATG CTCTACGTGCGGTCCATGGCCGACTACAGCCCCCAACAGGACCCGTCCATCCCCTGCGCCGACGCCGGTATGAGCTTCCGAAAGGGCGACGTGCTGGAGATCGTGGACCAGACCGACGCCCTCTGGTGGCAGGCCAAGAAACTTCCCAGCAACACGGACTGCGCCGGCCTCATCCCCTCCACCAACCTGCTCAGACG gaagcagagggatTTCTGGTGGGCTCAGCCTTATCAGCCACATGCCTGCGTTCAGACCT TGAGCACTGTAGACGAAG AGGAAGACATGATGGCCATTGATGAGAAATGTCTCGAAGCAG ATGAGGAGGCATTTGAATCTG AGGAGCTCAGAGAAG AGGAGGATGACTTCACCAGCAACATTGAGGGGATTTACTTAA CGGGCTTCAGGCGCAGCATGCGTCTGTGCAGGCGGCACTTTCACAGCACCACGCAGCCGTCCTGCCACACTCGCTGTCCCAGCAGCTGCCACAGCACCCTCAACAGCCCGTACGAGGAGGTGGTTCGCTACCAGCGGCAACCACAGGACCCACACCGCCTTATCGCCCTCTTAG GTCCGTCTAGTGTGGGTGTGAATGAACTTCGGAGGCGCTTGATTGAAATGAACCCCAACGTCTTCCAGGGAGCTTTAGCTT ACACCACGAGAGCACGCAAAGCCTACGAGGAGTCGGGAAGAGAATATTTCTTCACCAGCAGAGAAGTCTTCGACAACATGGTTTATAACAACAG GTTTCTGGAGTACGGCGAGTACAAAGGGAATCTGTACGGCACCAGCATCGAGTCTGTGAGGGAGGTTTTAAACCGGGGAAAGATCTGCGTCATCGACATCGAGCCCAAC GCCATTCAGGCAGTGAGGACCCACGAACTGAAGGCCTACATCATCTATGTGAAGCCTCCGCCTCTGGAGCACCTCAGGGAGACCAGACAGGATTCGTGCATCACCACCAACTACTTTGTCAACAGACCCTTCAAA
- the mpp4b gene encoding MAGUK p55 subfamily member 4 isoform X1, translating into MTMRQAVEAQVLNPHCELGEHGLRQILTDVIEEVRQSVNQDIDGAEILHSLLNAPWLQSLLKVYECLQRHLRDSPAPVLDYASGLSLQLLIDIRALQGGSEEAKELYRLLRQPHLQALLSAHDSVAQRDYEPMLPPMPEDLPDDEEATRIVCLVKNKQPLGATIKRNEVTGEIFIARVIHGGLADRSGLLHAGDRIIEVNGFPVAGMEPEQVIQVVQVRSQGTIMFKVVPITERPVHNQTMLYVRSMADYSPQQDPSIPCADAGMSFRKGDVLEIVDQTDALWWQAKKLPSNTDCAGLIPSTNLLRRKQRDFWWAQPYQPHACVQTLSTVDEGKRRLHFRFGAKKRHVFLCSPSDITFYFPPTEEDMMAIDEKCLEADEEAFESEELREEEDDFTSNIEGIYLTGFRRSMRLCRRHFHSTTQPSCHTRCPSSCHSTLNSPYEEVVRYQRQPQDPHRLIALLGPSSVGVNELRRRLIEMNPNVFQGALAYTTRARKAYEESGREYFFTSREVFDNMVYNNRFLEYGEYKGNLYGTSIESVREVLNRGKICVIDIEPNAIQAVRTHELKAYIIYVKPPPLEHLRETRQDSCITTNYFVNRPFKSEDFQEMEEAARKMESHFCQFFDHVIVNDELQDSCVQLLTAVRKAQDEPQWVPASWIRPTTES; encoded by the exons ATGACCATGAGGCAGGCGGTGGAGGCTCAGGTGTTAAACCCCCACTGTGAACTTGGAGAACACG GCCTGCGTCAGATCCTGACAGATGTGATCGAGGAGGTGAGGCAGTCGGTAAATCAGGACATCGATGGAGCGGAGATTCTCCACAGTTTGTTGAACGCCCCCTGGCTGCAGTCGCTGCTCAAG gtttacGAGTGTCTTCAGAGGCACCTGAGAGATTCCCCAGCTCCGGTTCTGGACTACGCTTCAGGACTCTCACTTCAG TTGCTGATCGACATCAGGGCGTTACAGGGCGGCTCTGAAGAGGCCAAAGAGCTCTACCGTCTCCTGCGGCAGCCTCACCTGCAG GCTCTTCTGTCTGCTCATGATTCGGTGGCCCAGCGGGACTATGAGCCAATGCTGCCACCGATGCCCGAGGACCTGCCGGACGACGAGGAGGCCACCAGGATCGTCTGCCtggtcaaaaacaaacaaccctTG GGAGCGACTATAAAGAGGAACGAGGTCACGGGGGAGATTTTCATCGCCCGGGTGATTCACGGAGGACTGGCTGATCGAAGTG GTCTGCTCCATGCAGGGGACCGGATCATAGAGGTGAACGGTTTCCCCGTGGCCGGGATGGAGCCTGAGCAAGTCATCCAAGTCGTG CAAGTGAGGTCGCAGGGCACCATCATGTTCAAGGTGGTTCCCATCACAGAAAGGCCGGTCCACAACCAGACAATG CTCTACGTGCGGTCCATGGCCGACTACAGCCCCCAACAGGACCCGTCCATCCCCTGCGCCGACGCCGGTATGAGCTTCCGAAAGGGCGACGTGCTGGAGATCGTGGACCAGACCGACGCCCTCTGGTGGCAGGCCAAGAAACTTCCCAGCAACACGGACTGCGCCGGCCTCATCCCCTCCACCAACCTGCTCAGACG gaagcagagggatTTCTGGTGGGCTCAGCCTTATCAGCCACATGCCTGCGTTCAGACCT TGAGCACTGTAGACGAAGGTAAGCGGAGATTACACTTCAGGTTTGGGGCCAAAAAACGACATGTATTTCTATGTTCTCCCTCAGATATAACTTTTTACTTTCCACCCACAGAGGAAGACATGATGGCCATTGATGAGAAATGTCTCGAAGCAG ATGAGGAGGCATTTGAATCTG AGGAGCTCAGAGAAG AGGAGGATGACTTCACCAGCAACATTGAGGGGATTTACTTAA CGGGCTTCAGGCGCAGCATGCGTCTGTGCAGGCGGCACTTTCACAGCACCACGCAGCCGTCCTGCCACACTCGCTGTCCCAGCAGCTGCCACAGCACCCTCAACAGCCCGTACGAGGAGGTGGTTCGCTACCAGCGGCAACCACAGGACCCACACCGCCTTATCGCCCTCTTAG GTCCGTCTAGTGTGGGTGTGAATGAACTTCGGAGGCGCTTGATTGAAATGAACCCCAACGTCTTCCAGGGAGCTTTAGCTT ACACCACGAGAGCACGCAAAGCCTACGAGGAGTCGGGAAGAGAATATTTCTTCACCAGCAGAGAAGTCTTCGACAACATGGTTTATAACAACAG GTTTCTGGAGTACGGCGAGTACAAAGGGAATCTGTACGGCACCAGCATCGAGTCTGTGAGGGAGGTTTTAAACCGGGGAAAGATCTGCGTCATCGACATCGAGCCCAAC GCCATTCAGGCAGTGAGGACCCACGAACTGAAGGCCTACATCATCTATGTGAAGCCTCCGCCTCTGGAGCACCTCAGGGAGACCAGACAGGATTCGTGCATCACCACCAACTACTTTGTCAACAGACCCTTCAAA